One window of Mus caroli chromosome 11, CAROLI_EIJ_v1.1, whole genome shotgun sequence genomic DNA carries:
- the LOC110304699 gene encoding LOW QUALITY PROTEIN: cell division control protein 6 homolog (The sequence of the model RefSeq protein was modified relative to this genomic sequence to represent the inferred CDS: substituted 1 base at 1 genomic stop codon) produces the protein MPQTRSQTQATIGFPKKKLSNAQKKTNSRDCEVKLRNVQPVPTTPCADVKLLPLSPRKRLGDDNLCNTPRLSPCSPPKLGKKENGPPRSHTSKGCRLVFDDEPTVKASPKKEQDRVRQHQIRSSSAQRSPERETDPEQKCPPEKESVCIRLFKQEGTCCQQAKLVLNTAVPDRLPAREQEMGVIRNFLKEHICGKKAGSLYLSGAPGTGKTACLSRILQDFKEVKGFKSILLNCMSLRSAQAVFPAIAQEIGREELCRPAGKDLMRKLEKHLMVEKGPMIVLVLDEMDPLDSKGQDVLYTLFEWPWLSNSRLVLIGIANTLDLTDRILPRLEARENCKPQLLNFPPYTRNQIAAILQDRLNRVSKDQVLDSAAIQFCARKVSAVSGDIRKALDVCRXAIEIVESDVRSQTVLKPLSEGKSPSKSPVPKRVGLAHTSQVISEVDGNRVTLSQENTQDSLPLQQKILVCSLLLLTRRLKIKEVTLGKLYEAYSSICRKQQVTAVDQSECLSLSGLLEFRGLVGLKKNKESRLTKVSLKIEEKEIEHVLKGKAFTGNILAAGLP, from the coding sequence ATGCCTCAAACCAGATCCCAGACACAAGCTACCATCGGTTTTCCGAAAAAGAAGCTATCTAATGCccagaagaaaaccaactcccgGGACTGTGAAGTGAAACTTAGAAACGTCCAGCCTGTACCCACCACTCCGTGTGCAGACGTAAAACTTCTGCCTCTCAGTCCCCGAAAACGTTTGGGCGATGACAACCTGTGCAACACTCCCCGATTATCTCCCTGTTCTCCACCAAAGCTGGGCAAGAAAGAAAACGGACCCCCTCGCTCCCATACGTCGAAGGGGTGCAGATTAGTATTCGATGATGAGCCGACAGTTAAGGCTTCCCCcaaaaaagaacaagacagagtTCGCCAACACCAGATACGTTCCTCCTCCGCTCAGAGAAgtccagagagagaaacagatccTGAGCAGAAATGTCCACCGGAGAAGGAGTCTGTGTGTATAAGACTGTTCAAGCAAGAAGGCACTTGCTGTCAGCAAGCAAAGCTTGTCCTGAATACAGCTGTCCCGGATCGGCTGCCTGCCAGAGAGCAGGAGATGGGTGTCATCAGGAATTTTCTGAAGGAGCACATCTGTGGGAAGAAAGCTGGCAGTCTCTACCTTTCTGGCGCTCCAGGAACTGGAAAAACTGCCTGTTTAAGCCGGATTCTGCAAGACTTCAAGGAAGTAAAAGGCTTTAAATCTATCCTGCTGAATTGCATGTCCCTGAGGAGTGCCCAGGCTGTGTTCCCAGCTATTGCTCAGGAGATTGGTCGGGAGGAGCTGTGCAGACCAGCTGGGAAGGACTTGATGAGAAAACTGGAAAAGCACTTGATGGTGGAGAAAGGCCCCATGATCGTATTGGTGTTGGACGAGATGGATCCGCTGGACAGCAAAGGGCAGGATGTATTATACACACTGTTTGAGTGGCCGTGGCTAAGCAACTCCCGATTGGTGCTCATTGGGATTGCTAATACCCTAGATCTCACGGACAGAATCCTGCCGAGACTTGAAGCTCGCGAAAACTGTAAGCCGCAGTTATTGAACTTCCCGCCTTATACCAGGAATCAGATAGCTGCCATCTTGCAGGATAGACTTAATCGGGTGTCAAAAGACCAGGTTCTGGACAGTGCTGCGATCCAGTTCTGTGCCCGCAAAGTGTCTGCTGTTTCAGGAGACATCCGTAAAGCACTGGATGTTTGCAGGTGAGCTATTGAAATTGTGGAGTCGGATGTCAGGAGCCAGACAGTCCTCAAACCACTCTCCGAAGGTAAATCACCCAGCAAGTCGCCGGTTCCCAAGCGCGTTGGTCTTGCTCACACATCCCAAGTCATTTCGGAAGTTGATGGGAATAGGGTGACTTTGAGCCAAGAAAACACACAGGATTCCCTTCCTCTCCAGCAGAAGATCCTGGTTTGCTCTTTGCTGCTCTTGACCAGGCGGCTGAAAATCAAAGAGGTCACCCTGGGGAAGTTATATGAAGCCTACAGTAGCATCTGTCGCAAACAGCAGGTGACGGCCGTAGACCAGTCTGAGTGTTTGTCCCTTTCAGGACTCCTGGAGTTCAGGGGCCTTGTgggattaaagaaaaataaggagagCCGCCTCACCAAGGTGTCTCTGAAGattgaagaaaaggaaatagaacatGTCCTGAAAGGCAAAGCTTTCACTGGGAACATCCTCGCTGCTGGTCTGCCCTGA